From Ipomoea triloba cultivar NCNSP0323 chromosome 5, ASM357664v1, the proteins below share one genomic window:
- the LOC116021164 gene encoding uncharacterized protein LOC116021164: MPKPLRQDVAGIPLNRRTTIRTMTSALNMSKTSLHMRVKEGSLKPHSNAIKPMLTEENRKVRLQFCISMIDSNPSHNIPCFIDMFDRVHIDEKWFYLSRTSQKYYLLPEEEESYRTCKSKKFITKVMFLCVVARPRFDLERNEMFDGKIGMFPFVYKEATKRKSKNQEVGTLETKPIESVNKKVTRKWLIDYVLPAI, encoded by the exons ATGCCAAAGCCCTTGAG GCAAGATGTTGCAGGAATTCCTTTGAATCGTCGTACAACAATTCGTACCATGACTAGTGCACTAAACATGTCAAAGACAAGCCTTCACATGAGAGTTAAAGAAGGATCTTTGAAACCTCACTCAAATGCTATCAAGCCTATGTTAACAGAGGAAAATCGAAAGGTGAGGTTACAATTCTGCATATCTATGATTGATTCAAATCCATCTCATAATATTCCTTGTTTCATAGATATGTTTGACCGTGTTCATATAGATGAGAAATGGTTTTATCTCTCAAGAACATCTCAAAAATACTATCTCTTGCCTGAAGAAGAAGAGTCATATCGTActtgtaaaagtaaaaaatttataacaaaaGTTATGTTTCTTTGTGTTGTGGCTCGCCCTCGATTTGATTTAGAAAGAAATGAAATGTTTGATGGAAAAATTGGAATGTTTCCATTTGTTTATAAAGAAGCAACCAAGCGTAAAAGTAAAAATCAAGAAGTTGGAACCTTAGAAACTAAGCCTATTGAATCAGTAAATAAAAAAGTTACAAGAAAATGgttgattgattatgttttaccGGCAATATGA
- the LOC116020320 gene encoding BAHD acyltransferase BIA1-like, with protein MIIPTGTVYEPRPVGKALLAVQVNRFSCGGIAIGFFVSHAIADGSAVATLFETWASINRGYDVNGNGFVSDQSIILFPPLADTSAIERSVKMAAEAIRMEPPLPPNCLGCMTYGATVHWEEEEEAKRGTVIALQLVQRIRDSLRSVNDAAARKMYGEGGLLRAAFARGHEMVRNKGCSTTLYTSSLCRQPYYEVDFGWGKPRLVVNLLKNSTVLFLDTIGGAVEVWMGLPKEVMHNLMQNRHFLTYVSASPKPKL; from the exons ATGATTATTCCTACTGGAACGGTTTATGAACCTAGACCGGTAGGAAAGGCACTGCTCGCGGTTCAGGTGAACCGGTTTAGCTGTGGGGGAATAGCTATTGGGTTTTTTGTTTCACACGCCATTGCCGATGGTTCCGCCGTTGCCACGCTCTTTGAAACCTGGGCATCCATCAACCGCGGGTATGATGTGAATGGGAATGGATTTGTTTCCGATCAATCTATCATTTTATTCCCTCCTTTGGCGGATACTTCTGCCATTGAACGATCAGTGAAGATGGCGGCGGAGGCAATCAG GATGGAGCCGCCGCTGCCACCCAACTGTCTAGGGTGCATGACCTACGGAGCCACCGTTCActgggaggaggaggaggaggcgaaACGAGGCACCGTAATCGCCCTTCAATTGGTGCAGAGGATACGCGATTCTCTCCGATCCGTGAACGACGCAGCGGCGAGGAAGATGTACGGCGAAGGAGGGTTGTTGCGCGCGGCGTTTGCGAGAGGTCATGAAATGGTGCGCAACAAAGGCTGTTCAACAACGTTGTACACGAGCAGTCTGTGTAGACAACCGTATTACGAAGTTGATTTTGGGTGGGGGAAGCCAAGATTGGTGGTGAATTTGCTCAAGAATTCAACGGTACTTTTCTTAGACACCATTGGTGGAGCAGTAGAGGTGTGGATGGGATTGCCTAAGGAGGTTATGCATAATTTAATGCAAAACCGTCACTTTCTTACCTATGTTTCTGCCTCTCCTAAGCCAAAGCTATGA